Within Conexibacter woesei DSM 14684, the genomic segment ACGGACCTCTCGTACAAGCTGTTCTACAACGACAACCTCAAGCAGCAGCACCACAACGACGTCGACGGGCCGCAGGGGGAGGGGCTGCGGCTGGAGCACGTCGAGCCGTACGCGACGCGCGAGGCGGAGGAGCGGCGGGAGGACGTCGAGGCGTTCGTCGCGCTGCTGGAGGGGCTGGGCGTCACCGTGCGCCGCCCGCGGCGACTCGACGAGGTCAGACCGATCGCGACCTCGGCCTGGTCGTCGCTCTCCTATTTCGCCCACAACGTGCGCGACCAGAGCCTGATCGTCGGCGACGAGATCATCGAGACGCCGCCGCTGTGCCGGCACCGCTACTTCGAGAACGACCTGCTCAAGCCGCTCTACCACGAGTACTTCAAGGGCGGCGCGAGATGGACGGTCGCGCCGCGGCCGCTGATGCTCGACGAGTCGTTCGACAAGACCTACGTCAAGGGCGCGCCGCAGCCGGAGGCGATCGGGGCGGCCGGGCTCGGCTTCGAGATGATGTTCGACGCGGCGCAGTGCCTGCGCTTCGGGACCGACATCGTGATGAACGTCTCGACCGAGAACCACCGCCTCGGCGCGCGCTGGCTGCAACGCCACCTCGGCGATCGCTTCACCGTCCACGTGATCGAGAACTTCGCCGACAACCACGTCGACGGCTCGATCATGCCCCTGCGGCCGGGCGTGCTGTTCGTCAACGCGCGCAAGATCCACGGCAGAGCCCACCAGCTCCCGAGAGCGCTGCAGAAGTGGGACATGATCACGTGCTACGACACCGACGACACCGTCTACGGCGAGGACAAGCTGCTGCTCGCGAGCGAGTACATCAGCGCGAACGTGCTCCCGCTCGACGAGGAGCGCGTCGTCGTCGACGGCCACTCGACGAAGACGATCAGAACGCTGGAGAAGCACGGCTTCACGCCGATCCCGGTCAGACTCAGGCACTCGCGCCTGTACGCCGGGGGGTTCCACTGCATCACCCTCGACGTGCGCCGCGACGAGCCACTCGAGACGTACTTCTAGAGGCGCGGCGATGCGCGAATGGATCCTCGGCGTCGGTGCCTCGCACAACGGCGGCGCCTGCCTGATCGGCGACGGCGAGCTGGTCGTCGCGATCCAGGAGGAGCGCCTCACGCGCGTGAAGCGCTCGCGGCTGCGCCCCGCGTTCGACACGCTCGCGATCCGCTACTGCCTCGACGCCGCCGGGATCGGCGTCGGCGACCTCGCGCTCGTCGCCGTCAGTCGCGACGAGCCGGTCGCGCTGCCGGAGAGCGACCTCGCGCGCAACCCGCTGCTGGCCGGCGACGCGGCTGGCGCGGCCCGCGGCGACGCCGGCGCGGCCCGCGCGCTGCCGCCGATCGCGTACGTCTCCCACCACCGCGCGCACGCCGCGGCGGCGTGGTTCCAGTCCGGCTTCGAGGACGCGGCGGTGCTCGTGATCGATGGACTCGGCTCGCCGCTGGAGGACTGCGACCCGCACGAGCGCGCGGTTGCGCGGCGCGACGGCTGGGAGACGCTGTCGATCTACGACTGCACCGCCGGCCGCCTGCGCTGCGTTCACAAGGACGTCGCGCCCGATCGCTCGTGGCTGTCGATCGGCGACCGCGGGATGGCGCGCTTCGCCGGCATCGGCGGGATGTACAGCGCGGTCGCGCGGCAGCTGTTCGGCGAGTACCTGGAGGCCGGCAAGGTGATGGGGCTGGCACCGTACGGGCGGCCGTCGCTCGCGCCCGAGCGCTTCTGCCGCGTCGCCGACGACGGCGAGCTGACGTTCCTCGACGACGTCCCGGCGCTGTTCCCCGGCGACGCCCGCTGGCCCGAGCACGAGGTCGAGTACTCCGACCTCGCCGCCTCGGTGCAGGCGGCGCTGGAGCACGCGGTGCTGTGGGCGGCGGCGCAGGCGCGCGCGCTGACCGGCTCGCGCCGGCTCGCCTACGCCGGCGGCGTCGCGCTCAACTGCCTCGCGAACGAGCGGATCGTGCGCGAGGCCGGCTTCGACGACGTCTTCGTGATGCCGGCCGCGGAGGACAGCGGCACGTCGATCGGCGCGGCCGTCGCGGGAGCGGTTGAGCAGGGGCTGACGCTGCGCCGCCGCCGGATCGTGCGCGACGCGCCCGGCCGCGGCTACGGCGAGGTCTCCGGGCGGGCGGCGATCGCTGCGTTCCCGGGCGCGGCCGGCCCGCCGGTCGGCGCGTCGCCGGACGTGCTCGCGGCGGCGCTCGCCGCCGGCGCCGCGGTCGGCTGGTTCCACGGCGGGGCGGAGCTGGGGCCGCGCGCGCTCGGCAGCCGCTCGGTGCTCGCCGACCCGCGCCGCCGGGAGGTGTGGCCGGAGCTGAACCGGCGCAAGGGCCGTGAGGGCTTCCGCCCGCTCGCGCCGGTCGTGCTGGCCGAGCACGCGGAGGAGTGGTTCGAGCTGGGGCCGCGACCCGACAGCCCGTTCATGCTGCGCGTCTGCGCGGTGCGGGAGGAGCGGCGCGAACGGATCCCGGCGGTCGTGCACGTCGACGGGACCGCGCGCGTGCAGACGCTGGCGGAGGAGGCGAACCCTCCGCTGCACGCGCTGCTGCGCGCCTTCCACGCGGCGACGGGGGTGCCGGTGCTCGTCAACACGTCGTTCAACGCCGCCGGCGAGCCGATCGTCGAGACGCCCGAGGACGCGCTCTGGTGCGCGGCGCGGCTGGGGCTGGAGCTGGTCGTGCTCGACGGCGTCGCCGTCGCGCTCGACGGCTCCGCGGTCGACGGCGCGCGCTTCGTCGCCGCCGAGCACGTCTGCCGCCGCACCGCGGGGCGGCCGGCGTGGGCGGCGGAGGTCGAGACGGCGACGCCGTGGGGGCCGGCGCGCTACTGGCTGGAGGGCGCCGAGCTGCGGACGTTGCAGGAGCTCGCCGAGCGCCCGCTCCCGCTCGCGGCGGCGGGCGCGGATCCGCGCCGAGAGGCGGTCGAGCAGCTGCGGCGCAGGCGGCTCGTGCGCGTGGAGCGGCCGGCGTGAGCGGCGGGCGTGGCGGCGGCGGGAGCGGCGGGCGCTCAGGCCGGGAGCGCGCGGGCGGCCTCGGCGACGACCCAGTGCGCCAGCGGCAGCACTGCCGGCGGCAGCTCGGTTCCGGGGGCGCGGTCGAGGTAGAGCTCCAGCACCGTCCACATCGCCTCGGCGTGCTGCGGGCGGTGGCGGGCGAACGCCTCGCAGCCGAGGTAGACGCTCGTCGCGTAGCGGCCCTCGTCCTCCATCACCAGCTCGAAGCCGACGCGCAGCAGCCGCTTGAGGACCGCTCTCACGCGCTCGGCGTCATCCGCCGCTCGCCCGTCCGCGACGTCCTGCAGCCATGCCACCTCGCGCGCGACCGCGAGGTGGTCGAGCAGCATGTCGGGGCCGGGCCGGCGCGGCCGCAGACACGGCGCGAGATCGTCGCCGGCGATGCAGAGCGATTGCGTCGCGATCATCGCGGCGAGCGTCGGGTTGCGCACGTCGAAGTCGTCGTGGTGGCTGGCCCAGCCGAAGTCGACTCCGGTCAGCCAGCCGTCCGCGGTGCCCGCGCGGCGCGCCTCCTGCTCGGCCCACGCCGGCGTCTCCCACCAGACGAAGCGCTCCGGTGGGTCGGGCCGCACGAGCGCGAACGTGTCGAGGTCGGCGACGCCCGGCACCGCGTCGCCGAGCACGACCGAGCCGCGCACGTACGCGCTGTGGAGCGCGTCGCCGAAGCGCTCCAGGTAAGTCGTGCGGGCACGCTCGATCACGGGCAGGACGGGCGCGGGCACCTGCTCCCACGCCGCCGGGTTGACGATCGCGCCGTCGGCGTCGAGCGCGAACCAGCTGCCGACCGGCCGCGTCCGCGTGCTCATCGTTCCGTCCCCCACCGGAAAGTGGACATTGGGACAGCCTAGCTCGACCTGCCTCGATCTGGTGCAACGGCGCGCGCAGGCCGAGCCCGACGCGCCGGCGGTCCACTGCCCGGTCGAGGGGACCGTGTCGCTGGGGGAGGTGACCGCGCGCGCGAACCGGATTGCACACGCGTTGCACGTCGACTGCACGGTCGCGCCCGGAGAGCCCGTCGCCGTGCTGTGCGACCGCTCCGTCTGGACCGTCGCGGGCGCGCTCGGCGTGCTGAACGCCGGCGCCTGCCACCTCCCGCTCTCGCCGCAGCTTCCCGACGAGCGGATCGCGCTGCTGCTGGCCGACAGCGGCTGTCGCGTCGCGGTCGTGCAGGAGCGCTGGCACGCGCGGCTGCGCGCGTGCGGGCCGGCCGGGCTGGTGCTGGTCGACCCGGAGCGGCTCGGCGGCGACCCGCGCGCTGGCGACCCGCCCGCCGGCGCGGCTGGCGGGCGGGTCGCGACCGCCCCGCCCGCGCGCCCGCGGCCCGGCGACGCGGCGGCGCTGCTCTACACGTCAGGCTCGACCGGGCGGCCGAAGGGCGTCGTGATCGAGCACCGCAGCCTCACGAACCTCGTCGTCGCGCTGCAGCCGCTGCTGTACGAGCCGCTCGGCGGCCGCGCGCGCGAGGCGCTGTCCGCGCCCGTCGTGTTCGACGCCGCGTTGCAGCAGACGCTCTCGTGCCTGGCCAACGGCGGCACCCTCTTCGTGCTCGACGACGAGACGCGGCGCGATCCGCGCGCATTCCTCACGTATCTCGAACGACACGCCGTCGAGACCGTCAACGTCATCGCCTCGTTCCTGACGGCGCTCGTCGACGCCGGCCTCGGCACGCACCCGCTGCCGGCGCTGCGGCACGTCGTGACCGGCGGGGAGGCGGTGCCGGCCACGACGATCCGGCGCCTCTTCGCCGGCCCGGCGGCGCAGCGGCTGACCGTCTTCAGCATGTACGGGCCGACGGAGACGTGCGTCGAGGCGACCTGCTTCGCGGTCGATCGCGACACGCCGGTCGACTGGCCGCACGTCCCGCTCGGCACGCCGCTGCCGAACGTCGGGGTCGACGTGCGCGACGAGCGCCTGCGGCCGCTTCCCGCGGGCGAGCTGGGGGAGATCTGCATCTCCGGCGCCGGGCTGGCGCGCGGCTACCTGCACGAGCCGCCGGGCGCGCGGCCCGCGTTCGTCGCCGTGCCCGGCGTGCCCGGCGGTCGCCTCTACCGCACCGGGGACCGCGGCCGCGTGCGGCCGGACGACGGCGTGCTGGAGTTCGCCGGCCGGGCGGACGGCCAGGTGAAGGTGCGCGGCCATCGCGTCGAGCTGGGCGAGGTCGAGCACGCGCTCGTCGCCCACCCACGCGTGCGCGAAGCGGGCGTGGTCGCCGTCGCCGCGCCCGTCGGCGGCACCGACCTCGTCGGCTGCGTCGCGACGGGGGCGAGCGCCGGTCCGCTCGACCCCGGCGAGCTGCGCGTGTTCGCCGCCACTCGTCTCCCGCCCGCTGCCGTGCCGGCACGCTGGCTCGTCGTGCGCGAGCTGCCCCATCTCGACAACGGCAAGCTCGACCGGCGCGCGCTGGCGGGCCTCGCCGGTGGAGGAGTGGAGGATCGGCCACGCTCAGCGTGGTCGAATCGCCATTCCTCCGCGTCGGCGGGCGCGGCGGGCGCGGCGGGCGCAGCCGACTCGCGCGGCCCGCTCGAAGCGGGGCTGGCCGAGATCTGGAGCGAGCTGCTCGGGGTTGGCGCGGTCGGCCGCGACGACGACTTCTACGCGCTCGGCGGGCACAGCCTCACCGCGATGCAGGTCGTCAACCGGATCGGAGCCCGCTGGGGCGTCGCGCCGCCGGTCCGCGTCGTGTTGGAGCACCCGACGATCGCCGCGCTCGCGAAGGCGCTGGAGCCGCTGCTGGGGAAGGAGGCGGGCGCCGCGCCGATTCCGCGCGCGCCGGCGGGCGGCCACCACCCGCTCGCGCGCGGCCAGGAGCGGCTGTGGGCGGTGCAGCAGCTCGACGGCGCGGGGGCCGCGTACAACGTGCCGGTCGCGATGGAGCAGGAGCTGCCCGATCGCGCCGCGCTCGCGAGTGCGCTCACCGTCGTCGCAGCACGGCACGACAGCCTGCGGACGGCGTTCCGCGTCGTCGCCGGGGAGCCGCGACAGGTGGTCGCCGACGCGGTCGAGATCCCGCTGGCCTGGCTCGACCTGTCGGCCGAAGCGGACCCGGAGGGAGCCGCGCGCGCGGCGGTCCTGCGCGAGAGCGAGCGCGCGTTCGCGCTCGACGCCGCCCCGCTCGCCCGCGCCGCGGTGCTCGACCTCGGCGGCGGCCGCGCGTGGGTCGTCCTGGTCCTCAACCACCTCGTCTGCGACGGCTGGTCGATCGGCATCCTCTCGCGCGAGCTGAACGCCGCCTACCGCGCGGCGCTGGACGCAACCGACCCCGGCCTCCCGCCGCTGCCCGTCCGCTACGTCGACTACGCCGCCTGGGACCGCGCGCGCGACGTCACGGCGGCGACGGCCGCACGCGCCGCGGCGCTGCGCGGCGTCGCGCCGTGGCTGGAGCTGCCGGCGGACTTCGCGCGCGATCCGGACGCCGCCGACGCAGCCGGCTTCGGCGGCGCAACCGTCTCGCGCGTCCTCGACGGCTCCGTCGCCGGCGGCCTGCGGCGCACGGCGGCGGCACGCCGCACGACGCTTGCGTCGCTCCTTCTGGCGCTGTTCGCGTGGCTGCTGCAGCGCGTCAGCCGCAGCGAGGACGTCTGTCTCGGGATGGGCGTCGCGGGCCGTCCGCACCGCGACCTGGAAGGCGTCGTCGGCTACTTCGTCGACGTCGTGCCGGTGCGTCTGCGGGTCACCCCCGAGCTGGAGCTTGACGAGCTGCTGGACGCGGCCGACGACGCCCTGCGGTCGGCGCTCGACGCGCAGGACGTGCCGCTCGACGCGCTCGTCCGCGCGCTGGGGCTGGAGCGCCGGCGCGGCGTGACGCCGCTCGTCAACGTGATGTTCGCGTTCCAGAGCTTCGCCGACCTCGAACGCGACCGACCCGCCGCGGAGCCCGCCGGCGCCGGCCGCGGCCTCGCGCTCGCGCAGTCGCGGCTCGTCGACGTCGCGCCGCCGACCTCGAAGTTCGACCTCACGCTGTACGTCTACGAGGCGACCGGCGAGCTGCGGCTGGCGTTCGAGTACGACGACGGGTTGTTCGCGCCCGCGACGGTCGAGCGCTGGCTGGCGACGCTCGCGCAGCTCGCCGGGGAGCTGGCCGCGGAGGCGGTCACGTGAGACTGGGCGACGTCGACCTCGTCGCCTCCGAGGACGAACGGCGCCTGCTGGTCGAGCGCTTCAACGCGACCGACTGCCCGTACCCGGCCGAGCGGACGGTCGGCGAGCTGTTCGCCGAGCAGGCCGGGCGCACGCCGCACGCCGAGGCCGTCGTCGACGCGACCGGCCGCTGGACCTACGCCGAGCTGGCGCACGAGGTCGACGCGCTCGCCGCCTACCTCGTCGCGCGCGGGGTCGGGCCGGAGGTCCACGTCGGGGTGCTGCTGCGGCGCTCGCGGCGGATGGCGGTCGCGCTGCTCGCGACGCTGCGGGCCGGCGGCGTCTTCGTTCCGCTCAACCCCGGCCTGCCGCGCTCCCGTCTGGCCGCGCTGCTGGACGACGTCGCGGCGCCGC encodes:
- a CDS encoding carbamoyltransferase family protein, whose protein sequence is MREWILGVGASHNGGACLIGDGELVVAIQEERLTRVKRSRLRPAFDTLAIRYCLDAAGIGVGDLALVAVSRDEPVALPESDLARNPLLAGDAAGAARGDAGAARALPPIAYVSHHRAHAAAAWFQSGFEDAAVLVIDGLGSPLEDCDPHERAVARRDGWETLSIYDCTAGRLRCVHKDVAPDRSWLSIGDRGMARFAGIGGMYSAVARQLFGEYLEAGKVMGLAPYGRPSLAPERFCRVADDGELTFLDDVPALFPGDARWPEHEVEYSDLAASVQAALEHAVLWAAAQARALTGSRRLAYAGGVALNCLANERIVREAGFDDVFVMPAAEDSGTSIGAAVAGAVEQGLTLRRRRIVRDAPGRGYGEVSGRAAIAAFPGAAGPPVGASPDVLAAALAAGAAVGWFHGGAELGPRALGSRSVLADPRRREVWPELNRRKGREGFRPLAPVVLAEHAEEWFELGPRPDSPFMLRVCAVREERRERIPAVVHVDGTARVQTLAEEANPPLHALLRAFHAATGVPVLVNTSFNAAGEPIVETPEDALWCAARLGLELVVLDGVAVALDGSAVDGARFVAAEHVCRRTAGRPAWAAEVETATPWGPARYWLEGAELRTLQELAERPLPLAAAGADPRREAVEQLRRRRLVRVERPA
- a CDS encoding non-ribosomal peptide synthetase, whose product is MQRRAQAEPDAPAVHCPVEGTVSLGEVTARANRIAHALHVDCTVAPGEPVAVLCDRSVWTVAGALGVLNAGACHLPLSPQLPDERIALLLADSGCRVAVVQERWHARLRACGPAGLVLVDPERLGGDPRAGDPPAGAAGGRVATAPPARPRPGDAAALLYTSGSTGRPKGVVIEHRSLTNLVVALQPLLYEPLGGRAREALSAPVVFDAALQQTLSCLANGGTLFVLDDETRRDPRAFLTYLERHAVETVNVIASFLTALVDAGLGTHPLPALRHVVTGGEAVPATTIRRLFAGPAAQRLTVFSMYGPTETCVEATCFAVDRDTPVDWPHVPLGTPLPNVGVDVRDERLRPLPAGELGEICISGAGLARGYLHEPPGARPAFVAVPGVPGGRLYRTGDRGRVRPDDGVLEFAGRADGQVKVRGHRVELGEVEHALVAHPRVREAGVVAVAAPVGGTDLVGCVATGASAGPLDPGELRVFAATRLPPAAVPARWLVVRELPHLDNGKLDRRALAGLAGGGVEDRPRSAWSNRHSSASAGAAGAAGAADSRGPLEAGLAEIWSELLGVGAVGRDDDFYALGGHSLTAMQVVNRIGARWGVAPPVRVVLEHPTIAALAKALEPLLGKEAGAAPIPRAPAGGHHPLARGQERLWAVQQLDGAGAAYNVPVAMEQELPDRAALASALTVVAARHDSLRTAFRVVAGEPRQVVADAVEIPLAWLDLSAEADPEGAARAAVLRESERAFALDAAPLARAAVLDLGGGRAWVVLVLNHLVCDGWSIGILSRELNAAYRAALDATDPGLPPLPVRYVDYAAWDRARDVTAATAARAAALRGVAPWLELPADFARDPDAADAAGFGGATVSRVLDGSVAGGLRRTAAARRTTLASLLLALFAWLLQRVSRSEDVCLGMGVAGRPHRDLEGVVGYFVDVVPVRLRVTPELELDELLDAADDALRSALDAQDVPLDALVRALGLERRRGVTPLVNVMFAFQSFADLERDRPAAEPAGAGRGLALAQSRLVDVAPPTSKFDLTLYVYEATGELRLAFEYDDGLFAPATVERWLATLAQLAGELAAEAVT